A stretch of Treponema vincentii F0403 DNA encodes these proteins:
- the rd gene encoding rubredoxin — MDKYVCDLCGYEYDPNTGDPEGNIKPGTRFEELPDTWVCPLCGVSKDGFKKV; from the coding sequence ATGGATAAATATGTATGCGATTTATGCGGGTATGAGTATGATCCCAACACCGGCGATCCTGAAGGTAATATTAAGCCGGGTACCCGGTTTGAAGAGCTTCCCGACACATGGGTATGTCCGCTTTGCGGCGTTTCAAAGGACGGGTTTAAAAAGGTTTAA
- a CDS encoding MATE family efflux transporter, with the protein MTDKREELVSGNIVKLMLQLGIPGIIGMLVISLYSFVDAMFVGRYVGEKALGAISVAYAFTLVNNGIAVLIGMGSASILSRAVGRKDQKTIDSVMGNVFVLALLMSSAVMIVGYIFAPQLLSLIGAEGEMHALGVQYLRIVYLGSIFVNFGQASNMVLRGEGRIALAMIIMGSGAVLNIALDALFIIVFKQGIAGAAIATVISQAVFALFSFFYFLCFSKNVRFKTFKLDKSIVGETIAIGMSGMIMQVLSLVQQTVMYSTLKKYGGEDQVVLMGAFFRYLMLSFIPLWGLSQGFQPFVGTNFGAGLFERVKKGTWMFYGFGLLLAVIAWGIFLLSPEKVLSLFIDNPVLVSQGKTNAVIAMLIFPALAIMILNMTLFQAIGKPKPAGILAISRQLVFFVPAVLILPHFFGARGIWLAMPLVDGIVVIISVVIMIKIFTTDLAKK; encoded by the coding sequence ATGACAGATAAACGGGAAGAGCTTGTATCGGGAAATATCGTCAAGCTCATGTTGCAGCTGGGTATACCGGGCATCATTGGGATGCTGGTAATCAGTTTATACAGCTTTGTCGATGCTATGTTTGTCGGGCGGTATGTGGGAGAAAAAGCACTCGGCGCAATCAGCGTTGCTTATGCATTTACATTGGTAAATAACGGTATTGCGGTTCTGATCGGGATGGGTTCCGCATCAATTTTATCGCGTGCTGTGGGACGGAAAGATCAAAAGACCATCGATTCAGTGATGGGGAACGTATTCGTATTGGCACTGCTGATGTCGTCGGCGGTGATGATAGTCGGATATATTTTTGCGCCGCAGTTATTAAGCCTTATCGGGGCGGAAGGGGAAATGCACGCACTGGGTGTGCAGTATTTACGGATTGTGTACCTCGGATCCATCTTTGTGAACTTCGGACAGGCGTCGAATATGGTGCTGCGCGGAGAAGGGAGAATTGCACTTGCGATGATCATTATGGGATCGGGTGCGGTGCTGAATATTGCCCTCGACGCGCTGTTTATTATCGTGTTTAAGCAAGGGATTGCCGGCGCGGCAATTGCCACGGTTATTTCGCAGGCGGTGTTTGCGCTGTTCAGTTTTTTCTACTTTTTATGCTTCAGCAAGAATGTGCGCTTTAAGACCTTTAAACTGGATAAGTCGATTGTCGGAGAAACCATCGCAATCGGTATGTCGGGTATGATTATGCAGGTGCTTTCGTTGGTACAGCAAACGGTGATGTACTCCACGTTGAAAAAATACGGCGGAGAAGATCAGGTTGTATTGATGGGCGCATTCTTCCGCTATTTGATGTTAAGCTTTATCCCGCTCTGGGGATTAAGCCAAGGGTTCCAGCCTTTTGTCGGCACAAACTTCGGCGCGGGTCTTTTTGAGCGGGTAAAAAAAGGAACGTGGATGTTTTACGGCTTCGGACTTTTACTCGCAGTAATTGCATGGGGTATCTTTTTACTTAGCCCCGAAAAAGTATTAAGCCTATTTATCGATAATCCCGTACTCGTATCACAGGGGAAAACCAACGCCGTTATCGCCATGCTGATATTCCCCGCACTTGCGATTATGATATTGAACATGACCTTGTTCCAGGCAATCGGTAAGCCGAAACCCGCCGGTATTTTGGCAATTTCCCGTCAGCTGGTGTTCTTTGTGCCTGCCGTACTGATCCTGCCTCATTTCTTCGGCGCCCGGGGTATATGGCTTGCAATGCCGCTCGTTGACGGAATCGTTGTCATTATTTCGGTCGTTATTATGATAAAAATATTTACAACCGACCTTGCAAAAAAATAA
- a CDS encoding hemolysin family protein: protein MGIFDKLKKKRVVSEILQDSLNEEKEDMIRGVVDLSDTSVKEVMIPRIDVDFIPLDMETEALLKRVAESGHSRFPVYAESIDNVVGILYVKDLINSFAKNEPIDLEKIIRKPFFVPESKRIDGLLREFKRRHVHIAIAVDEYGGISGIVCMEDIIEEIVGDIQDEFDNEGEDIASIGDGLWLCDARVDMDDLAECLHTDLPSDEFETLGGFVFDLFGKIPVRYEKVRWKNFDFIVQDMDGHKINTVKIAAVKDGEML, encoded by the coding sequence ATGGGGATATTTGATAAACTGAAAAAAAAGCGGGTGGTGTCCGAAATTTTGCAGGATTCGCTCAATGAAGAAAAAGAAGATATGATACGCGGGGTGGTGGATCTCTCCGATACGTCGGTAAAAGAAGTGATGATACCTCGTATCGATGTCGATTTTATTCCGCTGGATATGGAAACGGAAGCGCTGCTTAAACGGGTTGCGGAAAGCGGACATTCCCGGTTCCCCGTCTATGCCGAATCCATCGATAACGTAGTGGGCATCTTGTATGTTAAGGACTTAATCAATTCATTCGCAAAAAACGAACCGATCGATTTGGAAAAAATTATCAGAAAGCCGTTTTTTGTACCCGAATCCAAGCGCATCGACGGTCTTTTACGGGAATTTAAGCGCCGCCATGTACATATTGCAATCGCAGTCGACGAGTACGGCGGTATTTCGGGCATCGTCTGTATGGAAGACATTATCGAAGAGATTGTCGGTGATATTCAGGATGAATTCGATAACGAAGGGGAAGATATCGCTTCCATCGGAGACGGGCTGTGGCTTTGCGATGCGCGTGTCGATATGGATGATTTAGCGGAGTGTCTTCATACCGATCTGCCTTCCGATGAATTTGAAACGCTCGGCGGTTTTGTGTTCGACTTATTTGGAAAAATTCCAGTGCGTTACGAAAAAGTACGTTGGAAGAATTTTGATTTTATCGTTCAAGATATGGACGGGCATAAAATCAATACCGTAAAAATTGCTGCGGTTAAAGATGGCGAAATGCTCTGA
- a CDS encoding ABC transporter substrate-binding protein, whose translation MWRRITARVMILVVIAGATVAAIGCAGNVKKDTEKVVLTLGSWRADDLEAWTHLLAEYEELSGVLIQFKPINPPNYNAELRTQLENGVGPDLIFARSYAAGRELYEKRFFADISNLPHLQENFSESSKDAWRGADGKSFAVPVAAVIQSIYYNKEIFGRQGIAIPTTWEELLIACKDLKAAGYTPFANGLADAWDINECFMMGLLPNFIGGENGRCAYEDGLRPFNDEDMVAAFTAMKDIAPYCPENFELLKYADSNTLFATGKAAMYADGSWTLDSFKDLPFRWGNFAFPPPAGKQSEICFHVDVGIAMNANGKHTQEARDFLAWLCTPEGVAVVAKYLPNGFYSMFNDAIPVESPQSAELYALLTGRGHDVRFTWPRLMNGSPSGYTLMNEGVIAVMKGEETPQQAADALAAGLAKWYKP comes from the coding sequence ATGTGGAGAAGAATTACCGCAAGAGTAATGATTCTTGTTGTGATAGCGGGCGCAACCGTGGCCGCTATCGGATGTGCCGGAAATGTAAAAAAAGATACTGAAAAAGTTGTTTTAACGCTTGGTTCATGGCGTGCAGACGATTTGGAAGCATGGACTCATCTGCTTGCGGAATATGAAGAATTAAGCGGCGTTCTTATTCAATTTAAGCCGATTAACCCGCCCAATTACAATGCGGAATTACGTACGCAGCTGGAGAATGGAGTAGGGCCGGATTTAATATTTGCACGCTCCTATGCGGCCGGTAGGGAGCTCTATGAAAAAAGATTTTTTGCGGATATAAGTAACCTGCCTCATTTACAGGAGAATTTTTCAGAAAGCAGCAAAGATGCATGGCGCGGTGCCGACGGAAAATCTTTTGCGGTTCCCGTCGCTGCCGTTATACAGAGTATTTATTATAATAAAGAGATTTTCGGTAGACAGGGAATTGCCATACCCACTACTTGGGAAGAACTTTTAATTGCTTGTAAAGATCTAAAAGCTGCCGGATATACGCCGTTTGCAAACGGTTTGGCCGATGCATGGGATATTAACGAATGTTTTATGATGGGCTTATTACCGAATTTTATCGGGGGAGAAAACGGCCGGTGTGCGTACGAAGACGGGCTGCGTCCCTTTAATGATGAAGATATGGTTGCGGCGTTTACTGCGATGAAAGATATTGCGCCGTATTGCCCTGAAAATTTTGAATTATTAAAGTATGCCGATTCAAATACGCTTTTTGCAACCGGTAAAGCGGCTATGTATGCCGACGGGTCGTGGACGCTGGACAGCTTTAAAGATTTACCGTTTCGTTGGGGAAATTTCGCATTTCCTCCTCCTGCCGGCAAGCAGTCTGAAATTTGCTTTCATGTCGATGTAGGAATTGCAATGAATGCAAACGGAAAACATACGCAAGAGGCGCGGGATTTTTTAGCGTGGCTCTGTACGCCCGAAGGGGTTGCCGTTGTCGCAAAGTATCTGCCGAACGGTTTTTACTCTATGTTTAATGATGCTATTCCTGTCGAAAGTCCTCAAAGTGCCGAGCTCTATGCGCTTCTTACGGGACGAGGACATGATGTCCGCTTTACATGGCCGAGGCTGATGAATGGGTCGCCTTCCGGCTATACTTTGATGAATGAAGGTGTCATTGCGGTTATGAAAGGAGAAGAGACTCCTCAGCAAGCTGCCGATGCCTTAGCGGCAGGGCTTGCAAAGTGGTATAAGCCTTAA
- a CDS encoding tetratricopeptide repeat protein, producing MRKNSLFIVFLLCIALPLCALPIQLFEEGKELQYHENWYGAIELYQQALKENPAYNAVYRGLAECFYALGEYDQAIVYAERARRYSPQDVDIENLYAFILIGIGRIEEAQKIFSGILNRYPNNLDARFGMAEIEVTGGRLTNASELYAAALRRQSENRKALLSLALLSHETGNMQAAQSYISRALQYHGDNAQVHYFAGYLSALAGNLTEAEGRIRAALTIDENYDRARALLCSLLYSSGRYREAMSVADLRIAGDRKRADAWYVKALCLMKLAEKTQAFEAAQIGLSVDPENELMRTLLEDIAVQAFEFEDTQRKELADAHRVKGDAFLNRNMTDQALYEYRRALKVYPYDTDSRQAYSNILIRQGFYERAVQQLEFIQSIEKSTARINDTVEAYSKMLDHSVRNRWNINPLYLNKAHLSVGLFYQVNAANVFHPEAEKLTASLMNDLLSYNRRFAISAHLDSPSSYMEAFRQARTAGNDYFGIVNLQENERDIQITLDLYVGRTGSKAETLTVYRSGNDRFGNAIRRIIGMFNQAMPVIGSIVGRSQAEAVIDIGSGDCDFTDYTVEIVKNGTLTIANEGIGLLYNEKDVLGTFTVGRISEDLTEGTLTRKGYYDRMAKGDMAVLIYTDPARTGGKTEKTVDGADSRGQQMSQLLSLLRSIR from the coding sequence ATGCGTAAAAATAGTCTGTTTATTGTGTTTTTACTCTGTATTGCGCTGCCGCTCTGTGCTTTGCCCATTCAACTCTTTGAGGAGGGAAAGGAGCTGCAATACCATGAAAATTGGTACGGCGCTATAGAACTGTATCAGCAAGCGTTAAAAGAAAACCCTGCCTATAATGCCGTGTATCGGGGCTTGGCCGAGTGTTTTTACGCGCTGGGTGAATACGATCAGGCTATTGTGTATGCGGAAAGAGCCCGCCGGTATTCTCCGCAGGATGTCGATATAGAAAACCTCTATGCGTTTATCCTTATCGGCATCGGGCGTATCGAAGAAGCGCAAAAGATTTTTTCCGGTATTTTAAACCGTTATCCGAACAATCTTGACGCCCGCTTCGGCATGGCGGAGATCGAGGTAACCGGCGGCCGATTAACCAACGCTTCGGAACTGTATGCTGCCGCGCTCCGCCGCCAGAGCGAAAACCGCAAGGCGCTGTTGTCTCTTGCGCTGCTGAGCCACGAAACGGGCAATATGCAGGCTGCCCAAAGCTATATTAGCCGCGCCCTGCAGTATCACGGGGATAATGCGCAGGTGCATTATTTTGCAGGGTATCTTTCCGCCCTTGCGGGAAACCTGACTGAGGCGGAAGGCCGTATCCGTGCCGCACTGACAATCGATGAAAATTATGACAGGGCGCGGGCTCTGTTGTGCTCGCTTCTGTACAGCTCCGGCCGTTACCGCGAGGCGATGTCCGTAGCCGATTTGCGCATTGCGGGCGACCGCAAACGTGCCGATGCGTGGTACGTAAAAGCGCTTTGTTTAATGAAGCTTGCAGAAAAAACACAGGCGTTTGAGGCTGCGCAAATCGGGCTTTCCGTCGATCCCGAAAACGAACTGATGCGCACGCTGCTTGAGGATATTGCCGTACAAGCATTTGAGTTTGAAGATACGCAGCGGAAAGAACTCGCCGATGCGCACCGCGTAAAGGGCGATGCTTTTTTAAATCGTAACATGACCGATCAAGCTTTATACGAATACCGGCGGGCGCTCAAGGTATATCCGTATGACACGGATAGCCGGCAGGCATATTCCAATATTCTGATACGGCAGGGCTTTTACGAGCGTGCCGTGCAGCAGCTTGAATTTATTCAATCCATTGAAAAGAGTACCGCACGGATTAACGACACCGTAGAAGCATATAGCAAGATGCTCGACCACTCGGTGCGGAACCGCTGGAATATCAATCCGCTGTATTTGAACAAGGCGCATCTTTCCGTAGGGCTTTTTTATCAGGTTAATGCCGCTAACGTATTCCATCCCGAAGCGGAAAAGCTCACGGCATCGCTGATGAACGATCTCCTGTCCTATAACCGCCGGTTTGCAATTTCCGCCCATCTGGACAGTCCAAGCTCATATATGGAAGCATTCAGGCAGGCGCGCACCGCCGGAAACGATTATTTCGGTATTGTCAACCTGCAGGAAAACGAGCGCGATATCCAGATTACGCTTGACCTGTATGTCGGGCGCACCGGTTCAAAGGCTGAAACCTTAACGGTGTACCGGTCGGGGAATGACCGGTTCGGCAACGCTATCCGCCGCATTATCGGTATGTTTAACCAAGCTATGCCGGTTATTGGCAGTATTGTAGGGCGCTCTCAGGCCGAAGCTGTTATCGATATCGGTTCCGGCGATTGCGATTTTACCGATTATACCGTCGAAATCGTCAAAAACGGCACGCTTACCATCGCGAATGAAGGAATCGGGCTTTTATATAACGAAAAAGACGTACTCGGGACGTTTACGGTAGGGCGCATTTCCGAAGACCTAACCGAAGGAACGCTGACCCGCAAGGGCTACTATGACAGAATGGCAAAAGGCGATATGGCGGTGCTCATCTATACCGATCCCGCACGAACCGGCGGAAAAACGGAAAAAACCGTCGACGGTGCCGATTCGCGGGGGCAGCAGATGTCTCAGCTTTTGTCGCTGCTGAGAAGTATACGGTAG
- the ybeY gene encoding rRNA maturation RNase YbeY produces MNNIAIAWQDIPEPKWGASVLPFLQAVLTQLEHTNWDLSVVFCKDAFIHELNKTYRHIDSPTDVLSFEQGNEYDDEDGNLRFNAGDIVISLDSLRSNAETFNVTMNEELKRLLIHGILHLSGMDHSDNDPQQEMLQLQEKILGSYSGTVIYQE; encoded by the coding sequence ATGAATAATATTGCGATTGCATGGCAGGATATACCGGAGCCGAAATGGGGTGCTTCGGTTTTGCCGTTTTTACAGGCAGTGCTTACACAACTTGAACACACAAATTGGGATTTATCCGTTGTGTTTTGCAAGGATGCGTTTATCCATGAGCTGAATAAAACCTATCGGCATATCGACTCTCCTACCGATGTGCTTTCTTTTGAGCAAGGCAACGAATACGATGATGAGGACGGAAACTTGCGTTTTAATGCGGGAGATATTGTAATCAGCCTCGATAGTTTGCGCTCAAATGCCGAAACTTTTAATGTAACAATGAATGAAGAATTAAAACGGCTGCTGATACACGGTATTTTACACTTGAGCGGGATGGATCACAGTGATAACGACCCGCAGCAGGAAATGCTGCAATTACAGGAAAAGATACTCGGTTCGTATAGCGGTACGGTTATCTATCAGGAATAA
- the leuS gene encoding leucine--tRNA ligase: protein MPYPFNDIEKKWQKYWKDHKTFKVTEDENYSPEKRAYILDMFPYPSGAGLHVGHPEGYTATDIYCRYLRMNGFAVLHPMGFDSFGLPAENYAIKTGTHPRITTKENIDTFRKQIQAFGFSYDWDRELATSDVDYYRWTQWIFLQLYKKGLAYETEAPINWCPSCLTGLANEEVKEGCCERCGTQVVRKNVRQWMLKITAYAERLLEDLDELDWPQSVKVMQRNWIGKSTGAEIDFHLAAPHEGEKITVYTTRPDTIFGATYLVLAPEHPLVMRIVSGEQKDAVQRYIDETAKKTDLERTELSKKKSGVFTGAYAVNPLTKENIPIWISDYILVSYGTGAIMAVPAHDERDWEFAQLFSLPVIQTVASEAEWKEKGAAGDYRATPTECTVADGYAVNSGEFTGLPTREAIERVTDYAAAHGFGKKAVNYKLRDWVFSRQRYWGEPIPLVHCPKCGVVPLDEKDLPLALPETDSYTPSDTGESPLAKIPEWVNTVCPHCGRPACRETNTMPQWAGSCWYYLRYLDPHNAHSFCAKEKEAYWMPVNLYIGGAEHAVLHLLYARFWHKVLYDLGLVHTKEPFMRLVNQGMITSFAYQRSNGSLVPIDEVIQTGEESFEEKSTGEKLKRVVAKMSKSLKNVINPDEMIAQYGADSCRMYEMFMGPLDMSKPWNTQGLIGIFRFLEKIWGIAGKELTLCPVNDTSTPEHAEITKLLNKTIKKITEDTASLNFNTAISQMMIFINALGKYNSVPRFAWETFIKLLAPYAPHLAEELWEKLGYMETIAYAQWPMYVEKFCIDSECTIVVQINGKVRDKFQAAIDLPKDELEAIALKTDGAQRFLGGKPPKKVIVVPNKLVNIVL from the coding sequence ATGCCGTATCCTTTTAACGATATTGAAAAAAAATGGCAAAAATATTGGAAAGATCATAAAACATTTAAGGTAACCGAGGATGAAAATTATTCGCCCGAAAAACGGGCATATATATTGGATATGTTTCCGTATCCGTCGGGAGCGGGGCTGCATGTCGGACACCCTGAAGGCTATACGGCAACCGATATTTATTGCCGGTATCTTCGCATGAACGGATTTGCGGTGCTGCATCCGATGGGCTTTGATTCCTTCGGCTTGCCGGCCGAAAATTATGCAATTAAGACCGGCACTCACCCGCGCATTACCACGAAAGAAAATATCGATACCTTCCGAAAGCAAATACAAGCGTTCGGCTTTTCCTACGACTGGGATCGCGAGCTTGCGACCTCGGATGTGGACTATTACCGCTGGACTCAGTGGATATTTTTGCAGCTGTATAAAAAAGGCTTAGCGTACGAAACGGAAGCGCCGATTAATTGGTGCCCGAGTTGTTTAACCGGCCTTGCGAATGAGGAAGTAAAGGAAGGATGCTGTGAGCGCTGCGGTACGCAGGTTGTCCGTAAGAATGTCCGGCAGTGGATGCTCAAGATAACTGCGTATGCGGAGCGGCTCCTTGAAGATTTGGATGAATTGGACTGGCCTCAATCCGTTAAGGTGATGCAGCGGAATTGGATCGGCAAAAGCACCGGAGCGGAAATAGACTTTCACCTTGCCGCTCCGCATGAAGGCGAAAAGATCACCGTGTATACTACTCGGCCGGACACTATTTTCGGGGCGACCTACCTCGTGCTTGCACCGGAGCACCCGCTCGTCATGCGCATTGTCAGCGGGGAGCAAAAAGACGCCGTGCAGCGCTATATCGATGAGACGGCAAAGAAAACCGACCTTGAGCGGACTGAACTTTCTAAGAAAAAAAGCGGCGTCTTTACCGGCGCGTATGCAGTAAATCCGCTGACAAAAGAAAATATTCCGATTTGGATCTCCGATTATATTTTGGTTTCTTACGGAACCGGCGCCATTATGGCGGTTCCGGCGCATGACGAGCGCGACTGGGAGTTTGCTCAACTCTTTTCGCTGCCGGTTATTCAAACGGTTGCGTCCGAAGCTGAATGGAAAGAAAAGGGCGCGGCGGGCGATTACCGTGCCACTCCTACGGAATGCACCGTTGCCGACGGCTATGCGGTAAATTCGGGCGAATTTACCGGATTGCCGACACGGGAAGCTATAGAACGTGTTACCGACTATGCAGCCGCGCACGGCTTTGGAAAAAAGGCCGTCAATTATAAGCTCCGCGACTGGGTTTTCAGCAGGCAGCGCTATTGGGGGGAACCCATCCCGTTAGTGCATTGTCCGAAATGCGGCGTTGTCCCGCTGGACGAAAAAGATTTACCGCTTGCATTGCCGGAAACGGATAGCTACACCCCTTCGGATACTGGAGAAAGCCCGCTTGCCAAGATACCCGAATGGGTTAATACCGTGTGTCCGCACTGCGGCCGCCCTGCCTGCCGCGAAACCAATACCATGCCGCAATGGGCGGGGTCGTGCTGGTACTATCTCCGCTACCTTGATCCCCATAATGCACACAGCTTTTGTGCCAAGGAAAAGGAAGCCTATTGGATGCCGGTTAACCTCTATATCGGCGGCGCGGAACATGCGGTACTCCACCTCCTCTATGCCCGCTTTTGGCACAAGGTCTTGTACGATTTAGGCTTGGTGCACACCAAGGAACCGTTTATGCGACTTGTCAATCAGGGAATGATTACCTCCTTTGCGTATCAGCGCTCGAACGGTTCGCTCGTGCCGATCGACGAGGTTATCCAGACCGGCGAAGAGTCCTTTGAGGAAAAAAGCACCGGCGAAAAGCTGAAACGGGTTGTTGCAAAGATGTCGAAGAGCTTAAAAAATGTTATCAACCCTGATGAGATGATCGCTCAATACGGCGCAGATTCGTGCCGTATGTACGAGATGTTTATGGGGCCGCTCGATATGTCCAAACCGTGGAATACGCAGGGACTTATAGGAATTTTCCGCTTCTTGGAAAAAATCTGGGGGATTGCAGGAAAAGAGCTGACTTTGTGTCCGGTAAACGATACGAGTACGCCGGAGCATGCGGAAATTACCAAGCTCCTCAATAAGACCATTAAGAAGATCACGGAGGATACCGCATCGCTTAATTTCAATACCGCAATCAGCCAAATGATGATTTTTATCAATGCGCTCGGAAAATACAATAGCGTGCCCCGCTTTGCATGGGAGACATTTATCAAGCTGCTCGCTCCTTATGCGCCGCATCTTGCCGAAGAGCTGTGGGAAAAGCTAGGGTATATGGAAACTATCGCTTACGCACAATGGCCGATGTACGTCGAAAAGTTTTGCATCGATTCCGAATGTACGATTGTCGTGCAAATCAACGGAAAGGTACGCGATAAATTTCAGGCCGCTATCGATTTACCTAAAGATGAGCTTGAAGCGATCGCCTTAAAAACGGATGGTGCACAGCGCTTCCTCGGCGGTAAGCCGCCTAAAAAGGTGATTGTGGTGCCGAATAAGCTTGTGAATATCGTTCTATAA